From one Bacteroides intestinalis DSM 17393 genomic stretch:
- a CDS encoding RagB/SusD family nutrient uptake outer membrane protein: protein MKKNRIFKTISGAALCTALLTGCSESWLEPKPLSFLTPENAYVDADGLLTSLAAAERSMRHEYFGNGSGYTCELIFSDLCISGTTDKAGPLQDMDRQLMPDANFNNAENSYLTSHNWDENWNQIKYTNVVLSRMKDTKFVNEAEKNKVLGTGYFQRCYRYWRLINQFGDVPFIDVEVTYPRYDFNTCDRWSILRRMKKELEFAYQWVPEQVDRGHTTKSACGVLLMKVYMSLGEFDNAIKVGNEIVAKHPLMVNRFTSTKNNHPNLMFDLHSVEAKSDPANTEGILYGVSEPNNASGTGSAKTEIMANCVPMWNNNVVKTPSGKTGFAVTPDSKDVTAGIVEDVNKTYGRGIARVRPTNYFQYTIWTEKEKNDLRGRYNHDSWRRMEDLIYNDPALKKANDPWYGKKAVKPVNMSCGDSIRCWFSWPHYKVYIPDPTAGSGQWKGGSSPIYLMRSAEVYLMLAECYYWKDNLSEAANMLNVVRNRAGADPLTAQNINIGEILNERARELYYEEHRHITLVRIAYTYALTGKPCEIFNGRTYKMENLCGPKGASNLKDAGYNFWFDWISQHNNFYNKGVKNRFAEYTMSVHHMLWPIPNKDIRANTNGHINQNNGYLGCENNVTPLQVPEEGQFMKD from the coding sequence ATGAAAAAGAACAGAATATTCAAAACTATCAGTGGTGCCGCTTTATGTACGGCACTACTAACCGGATGTAGCGAAAGCTGGTTGGAACCTAAACCCCTCTCTTTCCTCACTCCTGAAAATGCATACGTTGATGCTGACGGTCTGCTCACTTCTCTGGCAGCAGCCGAGCGTTCCATGCGTCATGAATACTTTGGAAACGGAAGTGGATATACTTGTGAACTTATCTTCTCCGACCTCTGCATCAGCGGAACGACTGATAAAGCAGGCCCCTTGCAGGATATGGATCGCCAATTAATGCCGGATGCGAACTTTAATAATGCAGAAAACTCCTATTTGACATCACATAACTGGGATGAGAACTGGAATCAAATAAAATATACGAATGTAGTACTTTCACGTATGAAAGATACAAAATTCGTGAATGAAGCTGAAAAGAACAAAGTATTAGGTACAGGTTACTTCCAACGTTGTTACAGATACTGGCGACTAATCAACCAGTTCGGGGATGTCCCCTTCATTGATGTCGAAGTCACATACCCACGGTATGATTTTAATACATGTGACCGTTGGAGCATCTTGCGTCGTATGAAAAAAGAACTGGAATTTGCATACCAATGGGTACCCGAACAAGTAGACCGTGGACACACCACAAAATCGGCCTGTGGCGTACTGTTGATGAAAGTCTATATGTCATTGGGAGAATTCGACAATGCTATCAAAGTTGGAAATGAAATCGTAGCTAAACACCCACTGATGGTCAACCGTTTTACTTCCACTAAAAACAATCATCCCAACCTGATGTTTGATCTGCATAGCGTAGAAGCCAAAAGTGATCCGGCCAACACAGAAGGTATATTATATGGTGTATCCGAACCGAATAATGCCAGTGGCACAGGTTCTGCAAAAACAGAAATCATGGCTAACTGTGTTCCTATGTGGAATAATAACGTAGTAAAAACTCCGAGTGGTAAAACTGGTTTCGCCGTCACTCCCGACAGCAAAGACGTTACAGCCGGCATTGTGGAAGACGTGAACAAAACATATGGACGAGGCATTGCCCGTGTACGCCCCACCAACTACTTCCAATATACCATCTGGACAGAGAAAGAGAAAAATGACTTACGTGGCCGCTACAACCACGATAGCTGGAGACGTATGGAAGACCTAATTTATAATGACCCGGCCCTGAAGAAAGCTAATGATCCCTGGTATGGAAAGAAGGCAGTAAAACCAGTGAATATGTCTTGCGGTGATTCAATCCGCTGCTGGTTTTCATGGCCGCACTACAAAGTTTATATTCCGGATCCGACAGCAGGTAGCGGTCAATGGAAAGGTGGTTCAAGCCCTATTTACCTGATGCGTAGTGCCGAAGTTTACCTGATGCTTGCCGAATGCTATTATTGGAAAGATAATCTGAGTGAAGCAGCCAATATGCTGAATGTAGTCCGTAACCGTGCAGGCGCCGATCCGCTGACTGCTCAAAACATCAATATCGGTGAAATTCTGAACGAACGTGCACGTGAACTTTATTACGAAGAACATCGTCACATTACATTGGTTCGTATCGCTTATACATACGCACTGACAGGTAAACCTTGTGAAATATTCAACGGACGTACCTACAAAATGGAAAACTTATGTGGTCCAAAGGGAGCCAGCAACTTGAAAGATGCCGGATACAATTTCTGGTTCGACTGGATCAGTCAACATAACAATTTCTATAACAAAGGTGTAAAGAACAGATTTGCTGAATACACCATGAGTGTTCATCACATGTTATGGCCTATTCCTAACAAAGATATCAGAGCCAACACCAATGGGCACATTAATCAAAATAATGGTTATTTAGGTTGTGAAAATAATGTAACTCCCTTGCAGGTACCCGAAGAAGGTCAGTTCATGAAAGATTAA
- a CDS encoding glucuronyl esterase domain-containing protein, whose amino-acid sequence MNTQKKITGILCFLQCFVLTVLAESLPKDTIFRYLASKANYEEENIPNYDLPNPLIMKNGSTINTLKQWNQKRRPELLRLFETEMFGKAPKHPKDMHFKILTEDKNALGGIATRKEVSVYLTKSDKHYFTVLIYIPNKRSGAVPLFFGLNFKGNHTISLDPGISYPTPEKQKEFLWKRLPPRGIAAARWPIEMLMENGYALATIYRGDIDPDFDDAFKNGVHPLFYKKGQHHPANDEWGTIAAWAWAMSCAMNYFETDKDINTSQVAVFGHSRHGKAALWAGATDQRFAMIISNCSGCGGAALSRRAIGETIQAVNQQFPHWFCRNFRKYNSKENTLPFDQHELIALLAPRPVYIASATEDQWADPKGEFLSGVHATPVYEFIFGAKGLDAKEMPPSDTPLQDGSIAYHIRSGRHDITQYDWKQYVKFADKWFRK is encoded by the coding sequence ATGAATACTCAAAAAAAGATTACAGGAATATTGTGCTTCTTACAGTGTTTTGTACTTACGGTGTTGGCTGAAAGTCTTCCTAAAGACACTATCTTCAGATATCTTGCTTCTAAAGCAAATTATGAAGAAGAAAACATTCCGAATTACGACCTACCTAATCCATTGATAATGAAAAACGGAAGCACTATAAATACCCTGAAACAATGGAACCAAAAACGCAGGCCGGAACTACTCCGACTCTTCGAAACGGAAATGTTCGGCAAAGCACCTAAACATCCGAAAGATATGCACTTCAAAATTCTGACAGAAGACAAAAATGCGTTAGGCGGTATAGCTACACGTAAGGAAGTTTCGGTTTACCTGACAAAAAGTGACAAACACTACTTTACAGTCCTCATATATATTCCGAACAAGCGTTCAGGAGCAGTTCCTCTATTCTTCGGATTAAACTTCAAAGGTAACCATACCATCAGCCTAGATCCCGGTATATCCTATCCAACTCCCGAAAAACAAAAAGAATTTTTATGGAAGAGACTGCCTCCCCGAGGCATTGCAGCTGCCCGATGGCCCATTGAGATGCTAATGGAAAACGGATACGCCCTTGCCACTATCTATCGCGGAGACATTGACCCCGATTTTGATGATGCATTTAAAAATGGAGTTCACCCTCTATTCTACAAAAAAGGACAACATCATCCGGCTAACGACGAATGGGGAACCATAGCCGCGTGGGCATGGGCCATGAGCTGTGCGATGAACTATTTCGAAACAGACAAAGATATCAACACATCCCAAGTAGCCGTGTTCGGACATTCACGGCATGGTAAAGCCGCCTTATGGGCAGGAGCCACAGACCAACGTTTTGCTATGATTATCTCCAATTGCTCTGGTTGCGGAGGGGCCGCCCTTTCCCGACGTGCAATCGGAGAAACCATTCAAGCCGTCAACCAACAGTTTCCCCATTGGTTTTGTCGCAACTTCCGGAAATACAACAGCAAAGAGAACACGCTTCCTTTTGACCAGCATGAGTTGATAGCTCTTTTAGCCCCACGTCCAGTTTATATTGCCAGCGCCACCGAAGATCAATGGGCCGACCCTAAAGGAGAATTCCTATCCGGAGTACATGCTACTCCGGTATATGAGTTTATATTCGGAGCAAAGGGGCTAGATGCCAAAGAGATGCCTCCAAGCGATACTCCTCTACAAGACGGTAGTATCGCCTACCACATTCGTTCTGGCAGGCACGACATCACTCAATATGACTGGAAACAGTATGTGAAGTTTGCAGATAAATGGTTCAGAAAGTGA
- a CDS encoding T9SS type A sorting domain-containing protein, which yields MQKKTLLPQSVHKLKRIWILCLISLCIAPLNAQTLYKIEMPNYILQASGTNTETLYIKNKESENLIQLGKLKFGWTPAITMENTCSYEIIEVNGYQAIRATYTFPSSVPSSITLTGTFIARPDRVDVQYSVSGVPTGYVTNWGGSQFRFILSNKANTQILPEAKLGLWQRDVQGGLPIEAADSNFFPFLVKDKIICLAYGPENKANSSWKDDWYRHTVLIDNKDGSYSTKFSVLVASSDWPYEAICAQWKGRPFALTLSTDKPYNWWENASGTLSVKANLANTSQEKKNCTLKYWIRDYAGNYVVNESRSLTLEAGQLQVYPIEFTPESEREIYFIEASIEDETGKEQVFHRTNIGLLPPHEFTSTSDENIMGLSAYWAIPDSTELKRLLNRMGVRWVRNGINSSFKNIEAMYHNNIDWTKKWSDTERDKQIRTCFQEIVKNGNKIWEFGNELNMSSPDIGGAGEGIGKALLAESYVKWLKAIRKIQSEKTEWQKIKIISFGFAGTDEVFLEKLVTLGGWELLDGIALHPGRGNFTPDYPVTVPWNEFEKPSSGYQYWNYYGSIRILKNFIKAHGNDKDLYLTEIYALDFPNHSWNDTSRESAENVVLSFALAAAEGVKNALYYQLFNSVWNNQLGVREDNREYFFGLINRDLSFKPSLMAYCNISEALDGARFKGWIKFSENNPFSKGIMFDTPKGPMSIIWDRIEGDILPRPNGNSSPEPWISSWNIQTELTLPCKEESITVLNAIGQKESIPVKDHKATITLTGAPVIIYGMDASQMQLHGDAPTSIENLYVNGKDLRISPNPVKDRLFIKANFHSDIEQMHLSIYNVIGQQIVSQSIPVSGNTLEYSINVTGINAGIYYAVFDINGVERITKKVIKQ from the coding sequence ATGCAGAAAAAGACACTACTCCCTCAATCAGTTCACAAATTAAAACGAATTTGGATATTATGTTTGATAAGTCTGTGCATTGCACCATTAAATGCGCAAACTTTATACAAAATTGAGATGCCCAATTACATCCTGCAAGCATCAGGCACAAACACAGAGACTTTGTACATCAAAAACAAGGAATCTGAAAACCTGATTCAACTCGGAAAACTAAAGTTCGGATGGACACCTGCCATCACAATGGAAAATACATGCAGTTATGAAATCATTGAAGTAAACGGATATCAGGCCATCCGCGCCACCTACACTTTTCCTTCATCTGTACCTTCTTCCATTACACTGACCGGAACCTTCATTGCACGTCCCGACCGGGTAGACGTCCAATATTCGGTTTCCGGTGTTCCTACCGGATATGTCACCAACTGGGGAGGCTCACAATTTCGCTTCATACTCTCCAACAAGGCAAATACCCAAATATTGCCAGAGGCCAAACTCGGCTTATGGCAACGGGATGTGCAAGGAGGATTGCCCATTGAAGCCGCAGATTCCAATTTCTTCCCATTCCTCGTAAAAGATAAAATAATATGTCTGGCCTATGGTCCTGAGAATAAGGCTAATTCCAGTTGGAAGGACGACTGGTACAGGCATACCGTCTTAATTGATAATAAAGACGGTTCCTATTCCACGAAGTTCTCCGTACTGGTGGCTTCTTCGGACTGGCCGTACGAAGCCATCTGTGCCCAATGGAAAGGACGTCCCTTTGCATTAACTCTCAGCACCGATAAACCTTACAATTGGTGGGAAAATGCATCCGGAACATTAAGTGTAAAAGCAAATCTGGCCAACACTTCCCAAGAGAAGAAAAATTGTACACTCAAATATTGGATCAGAGACTATGCCGGAAATTATGTTGTCAATGAAAGCCGTTCACTTACTTTAGAAGCCGGTCAGCTACAGGTCTATCCCATTGAGTTCACCCCCGAAAGCGAAAGAGAAATCTACTTTATAGAGGCTTCCATCGAGGATGAAACTGGCAAGGAGCAAGTATTTCACAGAACGAATATAGGGCTCCTCCCCCCACACGAATTCACATCTACTTCTGATGAAAACATCATGGGACTTTCCGCTTACTGGGCTATCCCCGACTCAACAGAATTGAAACGGTTACTCAACAGAATGGGGGTCAGATGGGTAAGAAACGGAATTAACAGCAGTTTCAAGAATATTGAAGCAATGTATCATAACAATATCGACTGGACAAAAAAGTGGAGTGATACAGAACGAGATAAACAAATCCGAACCTGCTTCCAAGAAATAGTGAAGAACGGAAACAAAATTTGGGAGTTCGGCAATGAACTGAATATGAGTTCTCCTGATATAGGTGGAGCCGGTGAAGGTATCGGAAAAGCACTATTGGCCGAGTCTTATGTGAAATGGTTAAAAGCTATCCGCAAGATACAGTCGGAAAAAACGGAATGGCAAAAAATTAAAATTATATCTTTCGGTTTTGCCGGTACTGACGAAGTATTCCTGGAAAAACTCGTCACACTAGGAGGTTGGGAATTGCTGGATGGAATAGCACTTCATCCAGGAAGAGGTAACTTTACTCCCGATTATCCTGTAACAGTTCCATGGAATGAATTTGAGAAACCTTCTTCAGGATATCAATACTGGAATTACTACGGTTCCATCCGTATTCTCAAAAACTTCATCAAAGCACATGGAAATGATAAAGATTTATACCTGACGGAAATCTACGCACTTGACTTTCCGAACCATTCATGGAATGACACTTCCCGCGAATCAGCCGAGAACGTGGTCCTCTCATTTGCACTTGCCGCTGCTGAAGGAGTAAAGAATGCACTCTATTACCAGCTATTCAATTCAGTATGGAACAATCAATTAGGCGTGAGAGAAGACAACCGTGAATATTTCTTTGGTCTAATCAACCGCGATCTAAGTTTCAAGCCTTCCCTCATGGCCTACTGCAATATATCCGAAGCGTTGGATGGGGCTCGTTTCAAAGGATGGATCAAGTTTAGTGAAAATAATCCTTTCAGCAAAGGAATCATGTTCGATACGCCTAAAGGTCCTATGAGTATTATTTGGGATAGAATAGAAGGCGATATACTTCCACGTCCCAATGGGAACAGTTCTCCGGAACCTTGGATCAGTTCATGGAATATACAAACGGAACTGACTTTGCCCTGCAAAGAAGAAAGCATTACGGTATTGAATGCCATCGGACAAAAAGAATCAATCCCGGTGAAAGACCATAAAGCTACAATAACTCTAACTGGAGCTCCTGTTATTATTTACGGCATGGATGCCTCTCAGATGCAGCTTCACGGAGATGCCCCGACCAGCATAGAGAACCTTTATGTCAACGGGAAAGATCTACGAATAAGTCCCAATCCAGTAAAGGATCGATTGTTCATCAAAGCTAATTTTCATTCGGACATCGAGCAAATGCATCTCTCTATATATAATGTAATCGGGCAGCAGATTGTAAGTCAATCAATTCCTGTATCAGGTAATACCTTGGAATACAGCATAAACGTGACCGGAATCAATGCAGGAATCTATTACGCAGTCTTCGACATAAATGGTGTCGAACGTATAACCAAGAAGGTTATCAAGCAATAG
- a CDS encoding golvesin C-terminal-like domain-containing protein: MKKIILTSILLLLYGTLLPAQEIEQNVEERLQAFFKEYTTNTINIGTYKLDSFRIDFRKKRLLIYTNERFAYQPLRPVTVDAIYRHLGQILPGPISYFKITLFANGRSIEDLIPNLYRKGKEDKTRLFNKLEYKSNPWVTRISRPYEITRGLERRHIALWQSHGKYYINDKNTWGWQRPRLFCTTEDQFTQSFILPYLIPMLENAGANVFTPRERDTQKQEVIVDNDGSLNGYGGQGSLYLEVKSRKARWQQTNQPGFAQQKRVYQDNENPFITGTARYAQTEKKKDKAFVEWVPDIPETGEYAVYVSYQTLPNSVSDAKYLVFHNGGVTEFKVNQQIGGGTWVYLGTFAFDKGKNDYGMVVLSNESKEKGVVCADAVRFGGGMGNIARGGETSGLPRYLEGSRYFAQWAGMPYPVYSGREGKDDMSDDINSRSKMINYLSGGSIFNPEEQGLGVPFEMAMALHSDAGTSKEDKIVGTLGIYTTKFNKGLLAGGTNRYASRDLSDIILTQLQRDIRSNYAIDWTRRSLWDRNYSETRLPAVPSTIIELLSHQNFADMRLGHDPNFKFTVGRSIYKAILQYLCNQHGKDYVVQPLPVSNFSIRFGDKKNTLELSWKGEEDQLEPTAKPREYIVYTRIGRGGFDNGVRVSSPSYTAKIEPGIVYSFKVTAANRGGESFPSEILAAYKAKKEKGRILIVNGFDRISGPAVIDTPIEAGFDLTKDPGVPYLYDISLCGAQTEFSRKQTGKELGRSSDEWEGLKIAGNTFDYSFIHGKAIQAAGNYSFVSCSDEAVENGRVPLEVYNIVDYILGLEKEDRQSNPARNTYYKTFSSPMQRALTSYCQSGGNLLISGSYIGSDMNNSQGDREFTQNLLKYAYGQSITDSYSGNISGLGRTFSIPRLPNEYAYPVTAPECILPTGGAFPVFTYNSGNQSAAIAYQGNYRTFVMGFPFESIEKEMDRNAIMASILQFLTTDSRK; this comes from the coding sequence ATGAAAAAAATAATTCTAACCAGCATCTTACTTTTGTTGTATGGAACACTTCTTCCGGCACAAGAAATCGAACAAAATGTAGAAGAACGGCTACAAGCTTTCTTTAAAGAATATACCACCAATACGATAAATATAGGTACTTACAAGTTGGACAGTTTCCGTATCGACTTCCGAAAAAAGAGGTTGCTCATCTATACAAACGAACGCTTTGCCTACCAGCCCTTACGACCAGTAACAGTAGATGCCATTTATCGGCATTTGGGACAAATCTTGCCAGGACCGATAAGTTATTTCAAAATAACCCTTTTTGCAAACGGACGAAGCATTGAAGACCTCATTCCAAATCTTTACCGGAAAGGGAAGGAAGACAAAACACGTCTATTTAATAAGCTGGAATACAAAAGCAATCCGTGGGTAACCCGCATCTCACGTCCATACGAAATTACCCGTGGATTGGAAAGAAGACATATCGCCCTTTGGCAAAGTCATGGAAAATATTATATCAACGACAAAAATACATGGGGATGGCAACGTCCACGCCTGTTTTGTACAACAGAAGACCAGTTCACACAATCATTCATTTTACCCTACCTCATACCCATGCTGGAAAATGCCGGAGCCAATGTATTCACCCCCCGTGAACGGGATACACAAAAACAGGAAGTCATCGTCGACAATGACGGAAGCCTGAATGGATATGGCGGACAAGGCTCCCTCTATTTAGAAGTCAAAAGCCGGAAAGCACGTTGGCAACAGACAAACCAACCAGGATTTGCCCAACAGAAAAGAGTATATCAAGATAACGAAAATCCTTTCATTACCGGGACAGCCCGCTATGCCCAAACCGAAAAGAAAAAGGACAAGGCTTTTGTCGAATGGGTGCCTGACATTCCTGAAACGGGGGAATATGCCGTATATGTGTCTTATCAAACTCTGCCAAACAGTGTAAGCGATGCCAAATATCTCGTATTTCACAACGGAGGTGTCACTGAATTCAAAGTGAACCAACAAATCGGAGGAGGCACCTGGGTATATCTTGGAACATTTGCTTTTGATAAAGGCAAAAACGATTACGGCATGGTAGTACTAAGTAATGAAAGCAAAGAAAAAGGCGTTGTCTGTGCCGATGCCGTACGTTTTGGTGGAGGAATGGGAAATATCGCACGTGGTGGAGAAACCAGCGGACTACCCCGATATCTGGAAGGCTCCCGCTATTTTGCACAATGGGCAGGTATGCCCTACCCCGTTTATAGTGGACGTGAAGGGAAAGATGATATGTCCGATGATATAAACTCTCGTTCCAAAATGATTAATTATCTGTCGGGAGGTTCCATCTTCAACCCAGAAGAGCAAGGACTGGGAGTACCCTTCGAAATGGCAATGGCATTACACAGCGATGCCGGTACCAGCAAAGAAGACAAAATTGTCGGAACACTCGGCATCTATACTACCAAATTCAATAAAGGATTGCTTGCTGGTGGTACCAATCGGTATGCCTCGCGTGACCTTTCCGATATCATACTCACCCAACTCCAGCGGGATATCCGCTCCAACTATGCCATAGACTGGACACGCCGTAGCTTATGGGACCGTAATTATAGTGAAACCCGCCTTCCGGCAGTGCCTTCTACTATCATCGAACTGCTTTCACATCAGAACTTTGCCGATATGCGCCTCGGTCACGACCCCAACTTTAAGTTTACCGTAGGACGTTCCATTTATAAAGCTATTCTGCAATACCTTTGCAATCAGCATGGCAAGGATTATGTAGTGCAACCACTTCCCGTAAGCAACTTTTCCATCCGCTTCGGCGATAAAAAGAATACATTGGAACTCTCCTGGAAGGGTGAGGAGGATCAACTGGAACCTACAGCCAAACCACGTGAGTACATTGTTTATACCCGCATCGGACGCGGAGGATTTGATAATGGCGTACGTGTCAGCAGCCCTTCTTATACAGCCAAAATAGAACCGGGTATTGTCTACTCTTTTAAAGTAACCGCAGCCAATCGGGGGGGAGAAAGTTTTCCGTCCGAGATTCTTGCTGCTTATAAAGCCAAGAAGGAAAAAGGACGTATACTGATTGTCAACGGCTTCGACCGTATCAGTGGACCAGCAGTCATCGATACTCCTATTGAAGCCGGATTTGATTTAACAAAAGATCCGGGCGTACCTTATCTATATGACATTTCTCTTTGCGGCGCTCAAACCGAATTCTCCCGCAAGCAAACGGGAAAGGAGTTGGGACGCAGCAGCGACGAGTGGGAAGGATTAAAAATTGCCGGAAATACCTTCGACTACTCTTTCATACACGGAAAAGCAATACAAGCAGCCGGTAATTATAGCTTTGTATCATGCAGCGATGAAGCTGTAGAAAACGGGCGCGTCCCATTGGAGGTTTATAATATTGTGGATTACATTCTTGGACTAGAGAAAGAAGATCGTCAAAGTAACCCGGCTCGTAACACGTATTATAAAACCTTTTCTTCCCCCATGCAACGCGCATTGACATCATACTGTCAGTCCGGTGGTAATCTACTTATTAGCGGTTCCTACATCGGTAGCGATATGAATAACTCGCAAGGCGACCGGGAGTTTACACAGAATCTTTTGAAATACGCCTACGGACAATCTATCACCGACAGCTATTCAGGAAATATCAGTGGGTTGGGACGTACATTCAGTATCCCCCGCCTGCCCAACGAATATGCTTATCCCGTAACTG